In Corylus avellana chromosome ca2, CavTom2PMs-1.0, the following proteins share a genomic window:
- the LOC132169248 gene encoding uncharacterized mitochondrial protein AtMg01250-like yields the protein MNTRLKGKKGFMAVKLDMSKAYDRVELRFLEAVMRKMGFDERWIRLVMMCVSSVHYAILINGEPCGDITPTRGLRQGDPISPYLFLICAEVLSSMVTRANRDGLLSGVPTSRRGPKISHLFFADDSLLFCMTTHAQWSNLSAILWTYEEASGQKTNNNKTTIFFSKNTPMGEKETIIEFAGIPATYTYEKYLGLPALAG from the coding sequence ATGAATACTAGATTGAAGGGTAAAAAGGGTTTTATGGCGGTTAAATTAGATATGAGCAAAGCATATGACCGAGTAGAATTGAGATTTTTGGAGGCAGTAATGAGGAAAATGGGGTTTGATGAGAGGTGGATACGGTTGGTGATGATGTGTGTCTCCTCAGTCCATTATGCGATTTTGATCAATGGGGAACCGTGTGGAGATATTACTCCCACGAGGGGGCTTAGGCAAGGAGACCCTATTTCTCCCTACCTATTTCTCATATGTGCGGAGGTCTTGAGTTCCATGGTGACACGGGCAAATAGGGATGGGCTATTATCAGGGGTTCCCACTTCTAGAAGGGGACCCAAGATTAGCCATctattttttgcagatgacagtTTGTTGTTTTGCATGACTACTCATGCCCAGTGGAGTAATTTGTCGGCTATTCTGTGGACTTATGAGGAGGCATCGGGGCAAAAAACGAACAATAACAAGACCACAATTTTTTTCAGTAAGAATACTCCTATGGGAGAGAAGGAGACCATTATTGAATTTGCAGGGATTCCAGCTACTTATACATATGAAAAGTATCTGGGATTGCCAGCTTTGGCGGGTTGA